Proteins from a single region of Orcinus orca chromosome 20, mOrcOrc1.1, whole genome shotgun sequence:
- the LOC105748148 gene encoding LOW QUALITY PROTEIN: 60S ribosomal protein L36-like (The sequence of the model RefSeq protein was modified relative to this genomic sequence to represent the inferred CDS: substituted 3 bases at 3 genomic stop codons) yields MKTLPQKPLRNKATALYYPMAMGLNKGHKVTKNMSKLRHSHCHGRLTKHTKSLRDMIXEVXGFASXRQSIWDTLKFSKDTQALKFIKKRVGTHSHAKRQENLSDALVSKRKAAAKD; encoded by the coding sequence ATGAAGACTCTGCCTCAGAAGCCATTAAGGAACAAAGCCACAGCTCTGTACTACCCCATGGCCATGGGCCTCAACAAGGGCCACAAAGTGACCAAGAACATGAGCAAGCTGAGGCACAGCCACTGCCATGGACGCCTCACCAAGCACACCAAGTCCCTAAGGGACATGATCTGAGAAGTATGAGGCTTTGCCTCATAAAGGCAGAGCATTTGGGACACGCTCAAGTTCTCCAAGGACACACAGGCCCTCAAGTTCATCAAGAAAAGAGTGGGGACACACAGCCATGCCAAGAGGCAAGAGAACCTGAGTGATGCCCTGGTTTCCAAGAGGAAAGCAGCTGCCAAGGACtga